Proteins from one Impatiens glandulifera chromosome 2, dImpGla2.1, whole genome shotgun sequence genomic window:
- the LOC124927945 gene encoding fructose-bisphosphate aldolase-lysine N-methyltransferase, chloroplastic, whose amino-acid sequence MITVFRFSPPSSSFTTTTSITSSSSLKLKVVPKHPSFLRSRKSRRITTSRVSAEVAAPVTLDAFWKWVSDEGIISSKCPLQPTVVAEGLGLVAKRDISRNDVVLEVPKKFWINPDTVAASDIGRVCGGLKPWISVALFLIREKKLKDKSKWRYYLDILPQTTDSTLFWSEEELYQIRGSQLLSTTRNVKQYVQTEFEKLQEEVIIPNNQLFPFQIQPEDFLWAFGILRSRAFSRLRGQNLVLIPIADLINHSPDITTEEYAWEIKGGGIFSKELFFSLRTPVFVKAGQQVLIQYDLDKSNAELALDYGFTENNPSRNAYTLTLQISESDQFVGDKLDIAELNKLGETASFDIVLGSPLPPMLLPYLRLVALGGTDVFLLESIFRNSIWGHLELPVSRSNEELICKVVREACTSALSGYLTTIEEDENLLEEGGLDPRVKTAVEVRAGEKKILKQIDEIFEKRETELDELEYYQERRLKDLGLVGEQGEIIFWE is encoded by the exons atgatcACCGTCTTCCGTTTctctcctccttcttcttcctttACTACTACTACTTCTAtcacttcatcttcttctctgaAACTAAAAGTAGTACCGAAACATCCTTCATTTCTCCGTTCCCGGAAAAGCAGAAGAATAACCACCTCTCGTGTTTCGGCGGAAGTAGCAGCGCCGGTTACGCTCGACGCGTTCTGGAAATGGGTATCCGACGAAGGAATCATTTCCTCCAAGTGTCCATTGCAGCCCACCGTCGTCGCCGAGGGGCTAGGTCTTGTCGCCAAGAGAGACATATCCCGTAACGACGTCGTTCTCGAGGTACCTAAGAAGTTCTGGATAAATCCAGATACAGTCGCGGCTTCTGATATCGGTAGAGTCTGCGGAGGATTGAAGCCATGGATATCCGTCGCTCTGTTTCTCATTAGAGAGAAGAAACTCAAAGATAAGTCCAAATGGCGATATTATCTTGACATTCTCCCACAAACCACCGATTCAACCCTTTTTTGGTCAGAAGAGGAGCTCTATCAAATTCGAGGTTCTCAGCTACTGAGCACGACGCGCAACGTCAAACAATACGTGCAAACTGAATTTGAGAAATTGCAAGAGGAAGTCATTATTCCTAATAACCAGCTTTTCCCATTTCAAATCCAACCAGAAGATTTCTTATGGGCCTTTGGTATATTAAGATCAAGAGCTTTCTCTCGTCTTCGTGGACAGAATCTCGTCCTCATTCCCATTGCAGACCTG ATCAATCACAGTCCTGACATAACCACAGAGGAATATGCATGGGAGATTAAAGGAGGCGGAATTTTCTCCAAGGAGCTCTTTTTCTCTTTAAGAACACCTGTCTTTGTCAAGGCCGGTCAACAGGTGCTGATACAATACGATTTGGACAAAAGCAATGCCGAGCTTGCTCTTGACTACGGATTCACAGAGAACAACCCCAGCCGCAACGCCTACACACTCACCCTGCAAATATCCGAATCGGATCAGTTCGTCGGGGACAAGCTGGATATCGCGGAACTAAACAAACTGGGGGAAACGGCGTCTTTTGACATTGTTCTGGGGTCTCCTCTTCCGCCCATGTTGCTTCCGTATCTGCGGTTGGTAGCTCTTGGAGGAACCGATGTTTTCCTTTTGGAATCGATTTTCAGGAATTCAATTTGGGGTCATCTTGAATTGCCTGTTAGCCGTAGTAATGAGGAGCTTATATGTAAAGTTGTTAGAGAGGCGTGTACATCGGCCCTTTCTGGCTACCTTACCACCATTGAAGAG GATGAGAATTTGTTGGAAGAAGGCGGTCTTGATCCAAGGGTTAAGACAGCAGTTGAAGTAAGAGCAGGAGAGAAGAAGATACTGAAACAGATAGATGAGATATTTGAGAAAAGAGAAACAGAGTTGGATGAGTTGGAATATTATCAAGAAAGGAGGCTTAAGGATCTGGGTCTGGTTGGAGAGCAAGGTGAAATTATATTCTGGGAATAA